The Brienomyrus brachyistius isolate T26 chromosome 7, BBRACH_0.4, whole genome shotgun sequence DNA segment ACAATTCCCAGGTGGGCCAAGTACACGGGGGCCTGATGGGAATCATACAAAGGTCGGCGGTGAGAGCCTGTCCTCATGTTTGGTTTGAGAGGTCCGAGATGAAAGATCGCCACCTAGTGGCAAAGAGGTGAACGCCCAGCACTACGCCTCACTCTCGCCTCTGCCCTATAGTTTGTGATTTGTTGGATTTCTGGATGCCCATCACGGTCGAATCCCAAGCAGTAGTTCAGCtattatggattttttttttcctgttgtaCATCACATGATTTCCCACGGTGATGACCATTGGCCGGTTCTCTGACTCTTCCACAGGCTGAGGGATCACGTGGCAGATAAGACCAAGCTTCCCATACTCATCTTTCCTGAGGGTAAGTGTGGTAGCCGGGCAGCTGCCCTCGTCGGGGGCTCCTGCAGAggtgtggtctgtgtgggtcctgacagcctgtgtgtgtctttccCTCCAGGGACCTGCATCAACAACACATCGGTCATGATGTTCAAAAAGGGGAGTTTTGAAATTGGAGGGACCATCTACCCAGTGGCCATAAAGGTGACGCTTCCTCAGTCGCCGGATGGAGCGTTTTGGAGAGGTGTTGTGGACCTGGCCCACGGTGTGCAGGACCTCTGCTTCTCTGATGGGACCTGCTGTATCTCGGCTTTTCTTTACAGTATGACCCACAGTTTGGAGATGCCTTCTGGAACAGTGGTAAATACAACATGGTGAGCTACCTGCTGCGGATGATGACCAGCTGGGCCATTGTGTGTAACGTGTGGTACCTGCCCCCCATGGAACGCCAGGTaggaacatgggggggggggggggggcaggaaggggGTGCCACACCGACACTCTTGCGTCCAAGAGATCGCATTTATCTTGCTCCCCTGTATAGAGTCTTATTTCTAACCTGCACctgttaaataaaatgaatgctggaaccaaaagacaCTGTATGTACCTCCAGACTGTTCTGTTTTTGCTGTCTTCATCGGTTGCATAGAAGATTCACTACCTGTTTCAAATCTCTGCAGGAAGGAGAAGATGCCGTTCATTTTGCAAGCCGAGTAAAAGCAGCCATCGCCCATCAGGGGGGGCTGGTGGACCTGTCCTGGTAAGAGTCTTAAGGTCGTGGTGAAGTTTCCTACCGTGTAGCTAGCAAAAAATCTGCCAGATGTACTCTATGTATTTTCGCGTTTTGCTGGAGGTTTCACTGTCTCACCACTTGGTGGTGCTGTTGTGCTAAATATTACCCGGGTGTCCTACTATGTGGCGTATGCCTCCAATTCAAATACAACTGCCGCTTAAAAAGTTTGTAAATAGCGAAGGATTGCCAATTATTTAGTTCCTGTCTGGATTAAGGACATGGTCATGGAGCTTAACATCTTTCCATAGACTGCACATGTATTGATAAAAGCTTATCTTCTGAGATACACTTTCACCCAGGAAATGTAGTATGATTCATCTTTTGTGCAAGCGCTTTTCCTAGTCATAGTCATGGCAGGACAAGCTGTTCAAGAATTCTGTTGAATATTAGAGGAGGAAACAGGACAGCTTCAGCGGGTCTTATTGGCTTTTGAGTCTGGGGGATCATAGGGGATCTTTATTTGGGAGGGACATCAGTTTCTGCCTGgacctgcattcacactccaTAACCTGGGCACCAGAGGAGGGTGTGGCAGAGTGATGCCAGTCTGTAAAAGCCTGTCTGTGCTTACAGGGACGGTGGGCTGAAACGGGCCAAGGTGAAGgacacctacagagagcaagagCAGAAGAAGTACAGCAGCATGATCGTAGGGGACGACAGCAGCGGGATCGTAGGGGACGACAGCAGCGGGATCGTAGGGGACGACAGCAGCGGGATCGTAGGGGACGACAGCAGCGGGATCATAGGGGACGACAGCAGCGGGATCGTAGTGGACAACACCAGCGGGATCGTAGGGCACAAGAGCAGCAGCTGATGGGGATTCCAGGTACGTAGGAGCAGTGCACTCACCCAGAGACTGGATATTTCTGCAGAAatgtagatttttttatatGCTCTGCCTCAAAATGGAGTTCTCTGCCAAGAGCAACCAGGCCAGAATACAGCCTTGATGAACTTCCCCTGGTGCTGGTTTTGGAGGAGATGGCTGGCTGCTGGACTTGCTGTCTCTCTTTGTAACACAGGGAAGCCAATGGCCAGAGCTGGTGACTCACTCATGATGCAGCTCTTTAATCCTGCTCCGTGTTCCCATGATTGAGGCCAGAGCGACACTGGAGTACAATAACTCTCACCTCTCACCTTTTTCATAGCCTTCAGTCctcttttattctttctgtaTGGGGTATGGTTAAGTGGGTATGGTTTCTGAGTGGGTATGGTTAAGTTGCGTCCCCAGGTTTGTAGGTGTCGCTGCTGATAGACATAAAAGCTTTGTGTAATCATCTAAAGGTGTTTTTAAATGTCTCATTAAATATATTCAgatattttagttttttaatgCCTTCTGCCTTGATGTACAGACCTGATTTAAATGTActaaaagtggaaaaaaaatatttagttttttaatgATTAAATCGAAACCGTGAAGAATTGACCTAAATATTaattcaaaaatgaaatattCTGCCTATTTTGTACCGGACACCTGGGGGCAGTATTGGACAAACAGCGCCACCTTCGTTAAATTCCGTTGAACTGACCTGAGTTATTCCACATCGATGCTGACTGGAACGAAAGTTTTACTGTGTATAACAGGTTAATAGATATTAGACCGTTTGTCATCTATCATGTCCGAGCTAATGTAAGTAGCCATGAAATGAACTTGTATAAACCAATAGGCAGTcatgttatatttatatatttttctgtttgtggTTGTATTGACTCAAATCGATTTTTACAAAAACGATTACTGACGCGGACATGGCATACAACAAGCACTAGGCCTGCATTTGGTAACCGATAAGTAAAAATACAAACCTGTATTACTGTGTATTTTTTCCGCTCTTGAACATGTTTTTCGCGTGGTTTCTGATAAACCGCTTCCAGTAATTGCTAATGATTGCTTACaaattttaaattacattttaaatacccAAGACAATTCAAATGGCAACCGCCCTAAATCTTCCAACTGATGTTTTGCACAAATCAAAGTCGCTTGTGTCTAAGACCCAATCAATATGGGCATGCTAGAGACAAACTGCTTTTAACTTAACATCATTTCAGATTTTAAACTGGTGTGTAGGGCAATCGTTTGACTGTTAATCAGCTTTAGGGAAACGGAGAGCAAAACACTTCACAGGTACACGTTACAGTGGTTAAACGTATTTAGACATCTTTAGTGAATCTTCCTGACCTTGACCAGCCTGGCCTGTGTAACAGTAATAATCACTCTCTACGCCATTCCGGTTGCAAATTCTCTAGTCTGTAATACCATTGttctgggggttaagggggtaATTTACTGCTTTATCAGAATAAGACCGACTCCAGTTTTATAATAATTTGATAGCAACATCCAGGATTATTTCCCCATGGTCGACCTTTCGGTGCGTGGTCGCCACACTGCGGGAAAGTCATTCTGTTTGTTCTGGgaaccaaggggggggggggtgcagaaagGAGATGGATGGGGATGGGTGGCATGATCTTGAATAAAAACCTTGAAAAGATAAGCGTGAGCAATACATGTTTACTGTGACGGGACTTTAATAAAGAAAGCAGGGAGTGTGAAATAGCGCTGAGTTATTCTCCCGCACAGAGCACCGCAGCCGACACACGCCTCTCAGCCTCTCCGCCTCACGGATCCGTCCCGCCCCCCAGCCCGTATAAGCGCCCGGCTCTAATAACAATCCCGCAGCCTAAATTGCTTGAACAGAAATGTTTGTTCTCCCCTAACAGGATTGTGAATTATTAATCGGATCTGAAGACGATTTTATAACCCAATTGTTGAGGCGGGATTCTCCTCGAACGGCAGTCCTGCGGACCTTTTACTGAGATGTATGTGTCCCCACATCTTTATGTCCAATCTAATGTGATTCGGATAGATTTCAAAAAGACATCATGAAAAGCGGGGAAGTGACCCTGCTGGGCTTCGGGAGGCACATACTGCGCGATCGCCCATGTCTCCATAGTTTGATTAGATTTTCTCGATTTCTGTTTTTACTCCGATGTGATCTATACAAATGCAATGTAGGTACACTCAGTAAATATGAATAAATGGCTAAATTAAATCATTTTCCCGGAGAATGTAGTTCAAGCAAGACATCATTTTAAATCCCAATTTGCTTGGAAGCGAAGCACTTGCCCAATCAAAATGACTGGGACTTTGTCTTGGCCTCACCGGTCTTGAATACATCATCCCCAAACCCATCCCACGATCGCGATGGAGCTCCTGGCGTCTCGGCACCTAGTACGGTGACAGTATTCCGGGCACTAAGgccctgctgaagcacaaatACATACCTTGATAACCGTCCGTTTCTTCGGTTTAATGTTCCTCGGCTGACACTTTAATCTAATGCGTcctgcaatgtttttttttgtttatacagctgtataaattcagttttcatctctctgtgtgtctcacCCCATAGGCTATAATCACAGGCCTAATTATAATATTCCTGACCAATTTTCTTGACTGCTGGATTAGATGTGTTTTAAATACAGAGATCATTagacaaaagaaaatatttgaACAAAAGACAATCTATAAATCAAGACATGTCTCTTTTTATACTTTGATTGTTCGCGATAATTCgtgcagtaaatttatggatgtttttttattattattatttgtctcGATTAATCCTGTTTGTGAATTTTGACCATAATCATTGAATGATATTACTCGCATTACTGATAACGGCGAAAGTTCAAGTATCCAACTAACCAATGGGAACCTGACTAAAAACCGACCGGTACCGATATTTTAAAAAGTGACCCTGACTAATGAATCTCACTAATGAATTTTTGCTCGGAtgtttttaaagatttttgCAAATCATTATTTGTTACGCTCCAATGCCTTTTCGAGAATTTTATTTCAAGCAGGTCTTCGAagctgtagaaaaaaaaatacaattaagcGCACAAAACTACAAAAGGCTGTTTAAAGGTTTTAATACTCTTCAAACAGTGCTGGAAAGTCAAGGATGTCACAACAAATTATCATGAACTGAACAGTGACGTGTAAGAAGTGAATGCAGATGCAGTAGCCTAGCTACACCATGTCTTATACTATAAAGTATAGTTATAGTCTGTCATGACCTCTTACCTGAATAACAATGCAGACGTTTACAAACTTTTGTGCCAAGGCGGTATGTAAAATTGTGCTCGAAACTGCTGACGATAATCACGATAATATACTATTAAAATGCACATTAAGTGGTTTCTTAGCCTTGTCACCGAACCCTGTATCTCAAAACCATGTTTTAATTAACAGTTTACAGCCGTGCAGCGAAAGTGGCTGATATTTCAAAAGTCTCTGTTAATCTGGAACCCTTTGCATCAAAGATGCATCCTAAAATCCGAAGGATCGTACATTTTCGCTATAGAGGGTATCTTGCACTAATGAGGGGTGAGGGATATGGGCCAGTAGGGATCACTTCGGCCCCCGAATTAAATTAATGCCATTTATAACAACCAGAAGCCGGTACGGACGTCCACTATATAGTGGGTGTgcggggggtgggagggaaCCTCATTTACAACGCTAGCTCATTTGCATTcactaatgaaataatatattgattgattctttaatttcatttaaaaaattttgtttaattatttacctatttatttgaTTGAGTTACACTGGACTGCGATTCTCTTAGAGTGGAGGACCGATTGATTTGTGGAGAGATTCAAGACCATTCACTTTTCGAAATAATTATGTTTTTATTAAGTTATCGCCAGATGCCCCCGTTCGCCGCTTTAATACGTCATCATAACCCATTCGAAGAAACGTCATTTCCGTTTACATTGCCGTCAATATGGAGGTCAGAGAAATGTCAGGCCTTTGCAGATGTTAAAATGTTATTCTGTATAACAGAAATGTTTTTACTGGACTCACAGTTAACGttgtatttgttttgctttcgcTTGATAAatgtgaactttttttttttttgcaaagtttCTGGACAGCTAGGTTCTGAGCGGACTGCCAGTGTGTTTTCCTTTTTGGTATCGGTGATGCATCAGTGACCCATAGAATTTCTGGGAAGTTCGGGCATCACGTAGCCCCTGAGCCCCCTTATGCGAGTCACCTCAGATACACTCATCCCACCTGGCCGCGATACGAATGAGGTCATCAGTGTGCATCACATGTGCACTTCTCATAAAATACGTTATCCTCAATCCACAATTTTTAAACAGAAATAGCAGGAAGTAGACATAGAAGTATGCGCAAAAcatttgtgacccatcaccacgaaatgagtcttaagtcgcactggtggCAATACACCCGtaagactcattttgtggtgatgggtcacatttcaCAGTATGAATCGTTAATTTAAtagaaattttattttttaaaatgtgttcTGATATTCCAAATAGTAGTTTACCAATGCAATGGAAGACAAATTATAATTAGGTTCTtacattaattttaataatcgttgatgtttttatgtcttACCAACATGGACATTAATGTGTACTGCACATAGGCGTACACACCAATGATGTTAAGTGGGATTTTGGGGGAAGCTTTACTTTCATAGCGATTTATAATGGCTGTTCTCTTTCACTGTgcagttttattaaaatataggcctaattgtacattgatCAATACTGAAATATTTGCCTCGCataattttagcagttatgaCGATCTCGATAACTCCGCAGGCGTTTGTTGTATAAGTCTATAGATAAAACACCAACTAACAGTTTATGTTTACTAGACACTTTCTTCTGTTAAATATTAAGAAATAGGTTTTTCCGCAAAAAACTCATTTTCGCAGTAGACTAATTTAGGACATTCGATTAGGAACGTTAAATCGGATAGGTTTTTTTCGGATATAATTAGATTGGCTTTACTGCTATATAACCACGGTCACATTTGCACCGTTTGGGTGACGGAAAGGGTAAAAAAAAGATTCATAAAGTTAGTACAACAGCCGCAGAGCCTTGAAGGTCAGTCAATCTGTGTCATCTTCACTAATGCAAGCATGACGAAAAATCTCTGGTCGTTCACAGGTGTGAAGGACAGTTTTATGTAGCACACAAATCTTCGGCCCTGGAACTGCAAGACACACAATATCGTGTTTTCATTTGAAGCAGGCCTGATTTCAATGTACTTAATTACACAAATTTAGAGGAAACACGGATACAAGCATTTGTAGATTTGAAGATATTCTGTATCGTATAATATTATCATCAATGtaaagtatttttttctttgggttATCAAAGACAAATGTCTGGCTTCCAACTTTCGTTTGGTCCATGTTGCTCCCggtaaacatgttttcagttcctTCGCTTATCAAGAACACGCACGCTTTTCACTTCGTTGGGAGATTTtaatataaaagaaaataatactACGGATGGTGAGACACTGACGATAACAAAGCGGAGAAAAACATTTAAAGAGCCGCTGAGAGGAGGATGATCTCCTGTATGAAATGGATTCCATCAAAATCTCCGTGTAAGTTCATCAAACGAATGATAAAATAAATGTCCCGCTCCATTAATATAAAATTATCTTAGCTTCATGATTAATTGCATTAAACTTATGAAAGCGTGCTTTCGTACAAATCAAACGGGGGCAGATGATGGATGATGAAGAAGAAAGACGAATGAAGAAAGCATCCGAACTAAATTGAAAGTGTACTCATCCGTTCTCACTTCAcaactaatgataaattgagcATGTCACATTGAACAATACATGTCGGGATTTAAACATAATCTCAGCCTCTAGGCTGTAATGCGCGACGGCAGGTAGCTCACCCTAACGGAGCTGTTAACAGCTCTCAGATgcattttccactgacttcaaCGTCGTTTCATCTTCACAAAAATAATTGAACGACCGTACAACACCAGACCCCCGCGTATTTCTAAATGTCGTTGTGTAAACATACATTTTGCCTTTTATTCAATACTGGATTAGGACTTCATTCAAGACTCATATTTAATAAACGCACAACAAATCCGATTATATAGCGAAAATTAAAGAACAGGTTTTTTTCCAGCAAACAAACCGACCCTATACAGCTCCATTAGGGCCAGTGCTTGCAATGGTCTGCGCTCGGAGGTCTAGGTCCTTCGTTTGATTACGTTTCAAACCCTTTCTGTAATACAACGCATGGGACGCCAAAGCTTCAGCCAACACCTCACTTGTGAGATTTCATTTGTAGGTTGACACACAAATCAGCGTGAAGCCCCCTCAGAAAATGGCCGTTGCAAAGGCAGCCTGACCTCCGGGGCTGCTGACTAGGACACAAGGTCTCCATCTGGCCATAATGTGAGAGAGGAGCTGGGGACAACCCTGGGTGGAAGAGTTTAAGGTAAACGGCATCTCCCCCGTTAGCTGCAGTATGTTCACCTCCACCCTTCACTGAGGTCCAGAGTCTCCACCTTCACCCCCTAGCTTCAGTGGTTTCACTTCCACCCTTCACTGGGCTTCAGAGTCTCCACCTACACCCTCTTAGCTACAGTGTCCACCTTCAACCTCCTCTTAGCTATCGCATCCACCTCCACTATTCATTACTCTACAGTGTCTGTCTCCATCCTTCATAGCACTACAGTGTCCATCTTCACCCCCCCACCTAGTATCCACCTACACCCATCATTGAGTTACAGTGCTCACCTCCAACCTCCCCTTAGCTACAGTGCTCACCTCCAACCTCCCCTTAGCTACAGTGTCCACCTTCACCCCCCTTAGCTACAGTGCTCACCTCCAACCTCCCCTTAGCTACAGGGTCCATCTTCACCCCTCTTAGCTACAGTGTCCACCTTCACCCTCCTTAGCTACAGTGCTCACCTCCAACCTCCCCTTAGCTACAGTGTCTACCTTCACCCCTCTTAGCTACAGTGTCCACCTTCACCCCACTTAGCTACAGTGCTCACCGCCAACCTCCACTTACCTACAGGGTCCATCCTCAACCCCCTTAGCTACAGTGCCCACTTTCACCCCCTTAGCTACAGTGCTCACCTTCACTCCTGTTAGCTACAGTGTCCAccttcacccccctccccccatagcTATACTGCTCACTTCCACCTCCACTCCTAGTACA contains these protein-coding regions:
- the gpat3 gene encoding glycerol-3-phosphate acyltransferase 3 isoform X2 yields the protein MEQEIGALRQSRPTSLSRGKFTLCDVFYFTRKGIESIVDDEVTQRFSSEELVSWNLLTRTNNNFHYISLRLTVIWGLGVVIRYCVLAPLRITLAFIGITWLVTGTSLVGLLPDISVKSWLSELVHLMCYRICARGLSATIRYHNKENIPKNGGICVANHTSPIDIVILANDRCYAMVGQVHGGLMGIIQRSAVRACPHVWFERSEMKDRHLVAKRLRDHVADKTKLPILIFPEGTCINNTSVMMFKKGSFEIGGTIYPVAIKYDPQFGDAFWNSGKYNMVSYLLRMMTSWAIVCNVWYLPPMERQEGEDAVHFASRVKAAIAHQGGLVDLSWDGGLKRAKVKDTYREQEQKKYSSMIVGDDSSGIVGDDSSGIVGDDSSGIVGDDSSGIIGDDSSGIVVDNTSGIVGHKSSS